In Hoeflea ulvae, one genomic interval encodes:
- a CDS encoding ComEC/Rec2 family competence protein, protein MAKLMLGLAITSLVAGLATGLFSAHHFHRVAGHGLLANLLAMPLVTLVVMPAGLAAMLLMPLGLDAVPLQVMGQGLEAVIAVAHHVDGLGGNLSVGQIPLAATATAGAGLVVLVYLRSWLRLTGAVLIGLGAAFALPPLASPMPDVLISEDGKLVALAGSDGLASNAARPSAFVFRQWQAALRAPPHRPPVSHAQAAAANAGQPESLDLLLRAAAEAPSRFHCAGRGICAAIHHRVRVIAVDKAPLIGAACDRADLVVVAIPVYMQSCWSGATLVTARSLRRSGAMTVTLANKPAAALADQPVEKLADQSGGSHVRQAGGAPGSQRPDLRIRSAPEGVVRPWTVQRYYDWRSRSYDLPG, encoded by the coding sequence TTGGCCAAGCTGATGCTCGGCCTGGCCATTACCTCGCTGGTTGCGGGACTGGCCACCGGGCTGTTTTCCGCGCATCATTTTCACCGCGTCGCCGGTCACGGGCTGCTCGCCAATCTGCTGGCGATGCCGCTGGTGACGCTGGTGGTGATGCCTGCCGGACTGGCTGCCATGCTGCTGATGCCTCTCGGCCTTGATGCCGTGCCGCTGCAGGTGATGGGGCAGGGGCTCGAAGCCGTTATCGCCGTTGCCCATCATGTCGACGGTCTCGGCGGCAATCTCAGCGTCGGCCAGATCCCGCTCGCGGCCACCGCCACGGCAGGCGCCGGGCTTGTCGTTCTCGTGTATCTGAGAAGCTGGCTGCGGCTGACGGGCGCGGTGCTGATTGGTCTGGGCGCCGCATTTGCACTTCCGCCGCTGGCAAGCCCGATGCCCGATGTCCTGATCAGCGAAGACGGCAAGCTGGTGGCCCTGGCAGGGTCTGACGGGCTTGCCAGCAATGCCGCGCGTCCCTCGGCCTTCGTGTTCCGGCAGTGGCAGGCTGCGCTGCGGGCGCCGCCGCATCGGCCGCCGGTCTCCCATGCACAGGCCGCAGCGGCCAATGCCGGCCAGCCCGAAAGCCTCGATCTCTTGCTGCGCGCTGCGGCGGAAGCGCCGTCGCGGTTTCACTGCGCCGGGCGCGGTATCTGCGCCGCCATTCATCATCGGGTCCGGGTGATTGCGGTTGATAAGGCGCCGCTGATCGGGGCTGCCTGCGACCGGGCCGACCTCGTGGTGGTGGCGATCCCGGTCTACATGCAGAGTTGTTGGTCCGGCGCGACACTTGTCACCGCGCGCAGCCTGCGCCGCAGCGGCGCCATGACGGTCACCCTGGCAAACAAGCCCGCAGCCGCCCTTGCGGACCAGCCTGTTGAGAAACTGGCAGATCAGTCAGGCGGCAGCCATGTCCGGCAGGCAGGGGGCGCCCCGGGATCGCAGCGGCCGGACTTGCGGATCAGATCGGCCCCGGAAGGCGTCGTCCGGCCCTGGACGGTGCAGCGTTATTACGACTGGCGCAGCCGAAGCTATGATCTGCCCGGTTGA
- the lpxD gene encoding UDP-3-O-(3-hydroxymyristoyl)glucosamine N-acyltransferase, translated as MDTIRFFPPHEGMSLSDLSGLCGAELVNPDFGDRQVTGIAPLSRAGAGEVAFASSRVALPDLKKSRAAAVFVTSRLAADVPDGVAALIAAAPQLAFALAGAALVPASVQPLRLTGAAGISESASVDPSARLEDGVTVEAGAVIGAGAEIGAGSVISASAAIGPGTRIGRNCHVGHGVTIQHALIGNNVIIHPGARIGQDGFGYAPGPRGLVKIPQIGRVIIQDHVEIGANTTIDRGALDDTEIGEGTKIDNLVQIAHNVRIGRHSVIVSQVGIAGSATIGNGVMIGGASAINGHISIGDGAQIAAFSGVAGDVPAGVRWGGVPARPMLGFLRDAAAANERAFGKAGKTDKDKRGGGQ; from the coding sequence ATGGACACAATTCGTTTTTTTCCTCCGCATGAAGGCATGTCGCTTTCAGACCTCTCGGGTCTTTGCGGAGCCGAATTGGTCAATCCCGATTTCGGCGACCGCCAGGTCACCGGCATCGCCCCGCTGTCGCGCGCCGGCGCGGGCGAAGTGGCCTTTGCGAGTTCCCGCGTCGCCCTTCCTGATCTGAAGAAATCCCGCGCCGCAGCCGTGTTTGTCACCTCCAGGCTGGCGGCCGATGTTCCCGATGGCGTCGCCGCGCTGATTGCCGCTGCACCGCAACTGGCCTTTGCCCTGGCCGGCGCGGCACTGGTGCCCGCTTCGGTGCAGCCATTGCGGCTGACCGGTGCCGCCGGGATCAGCGAAAGCGCCTCGGTCGATCCCTCCGCCAGGCTCGAAGACGGTGTCACCGTCGAAGCCGGTGCGGTGATCGGCGCCGGCGCCGAGATCGGTGCAGGCTCGGTCATTTCCGCCTCCGCCGCCATCGGTCCTGGCACCCGCATCGGCCGCAATTGTCATGTCGGCCATGGCGTCACCATCCAGCATGCGCTGATCGGCAACAATGTGATCATTCATCCCGGCGCGCGCATCGGACAGGATGGTTTCGGCTATGCGCCGGGACCGCGCGGCCTGGTCAAGATCCCGCAGATCGGCCGTGTGATCATCCAGGATCACGTCGAAATCGGCGCCAACACGACCATCGATCGCGGCGCGCTTGACGATACCGAGATCGGCGAAGGCACGAAAATCGACAATCTGGTCCAGATCGCGCACAATGTTCGGATCGGACGGCACAGTGTCATCGTCTCCCAGGTCGGAATCGCCGGCAGCGCCACCATCGGCAACGGCGTGATGATCGGCGGCGCATCCGCCATCAACGGACATATCAGTATCGGTGATGGCGCACAGATTGCGGCCTTCAGCGGCGTGGCGGGCGATGTGCCTGCCGGTGTCCGCTGGGGCGGCGTACCGGCCCGCCCGATGCTCGGCTTCCTGCGCGACGCCGCGGCTGCCAATGAGCGGGCCTTCGGCAAGGCCGGCAAGACAGACAAAGACAAACGCGGAGGCGGGCAATGA
- the lpxB gene encoding lipid-A-disaccharide synthase, translating into MSALKLAVVAGEPSGDILGADLVRALAGETGEQPQLVGVGGDKLIAEGLDSLFDYSELSIIGFSAVIAKLPKLIMRIRQTADAIIAARPDCLVIIDSPDFSHRVARRVRQALPGLKIINYVCPTVWAWKPERAPAMTAYIDHVLSIFPFEPEIVARLGGPPLTYVGHRLMDDPGLVAAHAAQTARRRRGRVGEPPMCLILPGSRRGEVSRLAPVFGEAARLLAAINPEMSFVLPAGAHVERAVRDEVLGWDVPCRIVTGDDAKWQAFGQADVAIAASGTVLLELALAGVPHMSCYKLDPIAKLLFAKITTWTAALPNLIADHVVITEQYDGQVRPARLARLADQLARDTLYRAATLEDFDLVWSRMQTGHPASETAARTVLSVIGR; encoded by the coding sequence ATGTCAGCGCTCAAGCTCGCCGTGGTGGCCGGCGAACCCTCCGGCGACATTCTCGGCGCCGACCTGGTCAGGGCGCTTGCCGGCGAGACCGGCGAGCAGCCGCAGCTGGTCGGCGTCGGCGGCGACAAGCTGATTGCCGAAGGCCTCGATTCCCTGTTTGATTACAGCGAATTGTCGATCATCGGTTTTTCCGCGGTGATTGCAAAACTGCCGAAGCTGATCATGCGGATCCGCCAGACTGCCGATGCGATCATTGCTGCGCGTCCCGATTGCCTGGTGATCATCGACAGCCCGGATTTCTCCCACCGGGTGGCGCGCAGGGTCCGCCAGGCGCTGCCCGGTCTCAAGATCATAAATTATGTCTGCCCCACCGTCTGGGCCTGGAAGCCCGAAAGGGCGCCAGCCATGACCGCCTATATCGATCACGTGCTGTCGATCTTCCCCTTCGAGCCGGAAATCGTGGCCCGGCTTGGTGGCCCGCCGCTGACCTATGTCGGCCACCGGCTGATGGATGATCCGGGCCTGGTTGCCGCCCATGCGGCGCAGACGGCCCGGCGGCGGCGCGGTCGCGTCGGCGAGCCGCCCATGTGCCTGATTCTGCCGGGCTCGCGCCGCGGCGAGGTCAGCCGCCTCGCACCGGTCTTTGGCGAGGCCGCAAGGCTGCTGGCCGCGATCAATCCCGAGATGAGCTTCGTGCTTCCGGCCGGCGCCCATGTCGAGCGTGCGGTGCGTGACGAGGTTCTGGGCTGGGATGTCCCCTGCAGGATCGTCACCGGCGACGACGCCAAGTGGCAGGCCTTCGGCCAGGCCGATGTGGCCATCGCCGCTTCCGGCACGGTGCTGCTCGAACTGGCGCTGGCCGGCGTGCCGCACATGTCGTGCTACAAGCTCGATCCGATCGCCAAGCTGCTGTTTGCCAAGATCACCACATGGACCGCAGCGCTGCCCAACCTGATCGCCGATCACGTGGTCATCACCGAGCAGTATGACGGCCAGGTGCGCCCCGCGCGTCTGGCCCGTCTTGCCGATCAGCTGGCCCGCGACACGCTCTATCGTGCTGCGACGCTGGAAGATTTCGATCTGGTCTGGTCGCGCATGCAGACCGGCCACCCGGCCTCCGAAACCGCCGCCAGAACCGTGCTCTCCGTCATCGGCCGCTGA
- a CDS encoding glycoside hydrolase family 18 protein: MGVFLVVTTALALLVQPAAAQKVNLAYLEDAPYPIGSVTKEQIEALADSDFTHVIFAFVNFCTPDSKSARGFECPGDDAVPVWNIKAVYDANGDPFREAQAAMELLSAAGKTVFLSLGGWDNPETWDYFASSPAAAASGADRLLKFMDDYSIGGVDYDMEAGSTLPDTDGFGAVVAALTAKDKTIPMSIAPYSSDSTAADFTSVQWQYCQMARAGKTPVLINRQYYSGGFSTDIVGQMAADMQAFPCPGAASGAADLSIPVEQMNPGLGIGLTQLPPNQQPASPYNCENDDQAGEVFAQCAGIAREIVTAYPDVAGLSLWDYNGLLQSCEASYPAAYPCEIGNALNGTSNSCK; the protein is encoded by the coding sequence TTGGGCGTTTTCCTGGTTGTCACGACGGCCCTGGCGCTACTCGTCCAGCCTGCGGCCGCGCAAAAAGTCAATCTGGCCTATCTCGAGGATGCGCCTTATCCGATCGGCAGTGTCACCAAGGAGCAGATCGAGGCTCTGGCAGACTCCGATTTCACACATGTCATCTTTGCCTTCGTCAATTTCTGCACACCAGACAGCAAAAGCGCGCGCGGGTTTGAGTGCCCTGGCGATGATGCCGTTCCGGTCTGGAACATCAAGGCTGTCTATGATGCCAATGGCGATCCGTTCAGGGAGGCCCAGGCGGCGATGGAGCTGCTTTCCGCTGCGGGCAAGACCGTCTTTTTGTCTCTTGGCGGCTGGGACAATCCCGAGACCTGGGACTATTTTGCCTCAAGCCCCGCTGCAGCGGCTTCCGGCGCCGATCGCCTTTTGAAATTCATGGATGACTACAGCATCGGCGGTGTCGACTATGACATGGAAGCCGGCAGCACCTTGCCGGACACCGATGGTTTTGGCGCGGTGGTCGCGGCTCTGACGGCCAAGGACAAGACAATCCCCATGTCGATCGCGCCCTACAGCAGTGACAGCACCGCCGCGGACTTCACATCGGTGCAATGGCAATATTGCCAGATGGCAAGGGCCGGCAAGACCCCGGTGCTGATCAACCGGCAATATTACTCCGGCGGGTTTTCCACTGACATCGTGGGGCAGATGGCTGCCGACATGCAGGCATTCCCCTGTCCGGGCGCGGCGTCTGGTGCCGCAGATCTGTCAATTCCGGTTGAGCAGATGAATCCCGGTCTTGGCATCGGGCTCACCCAGTTGCCCCCCAACCAGCAGCCCGCATCGCCATATAATTGCGAAAATGACGACCAGGCGGGTGAGGTTTTCGCGCAATGCGCCGGCATCGCCAGAGAGATTGTCACGGCCTATCCGGATGTCGCCGGGCTGTCGCTATGGGACTATAACGGTCTTCTGCAGTCATGCGAGGCATCTTATCCTGCGGCCTATCCCTGTGAAATCGGCAATGCACTCAACGGCACCAGCAACAGCTGCAAGTGA
- the fabZ gene encoding 3-hydroxyacyl-ACP dehydratase FabZ, which produces MDTVATTLETAGIREIMRLLPHRYPFLLVDQIINIDADNSAIGIKNVTANEPHFTGHFPENPIMPGVLIVEGMAQTAGAICAKAVGGNDKIVYFMTIDNAKFRKPVIPGDRLEYHVTKIKQRGNIWRFHCEAMVDGSKVAEADIGAMLASAESESE; this is translated from the coding sequence ATGGACACCGTAGCAACGACACTGGAAACCGCGGGCATTCGCGAAATCATGCGCCTGCTGCCGCATCGTTATCCGTTTCTGCTGGTCGACCAGATCATCAATATCGATGCCGACAATTCGGCCATCGGCATCAAGAATGTCACCGCCAACGAGCCGCATTTCACCGGACATTTTCCCGAAAATCCGATCATGCCCGGCGTGCTCATTGTCGAAGGCATGGCCCAGACGGCCGGCGCGATCTGCGCCAAGGCGGTGGGCGGCAACGACAAGATCGTCTATTTCATGACCATCGACAACGCCAAGTTCCGCAAGCCGGTCATTCCCGGCGACCGGCTTGAATATCATGTGACCAAGATCAAGCAGCGCGGCAATATCTGGCGCTTCCATTGCGAGGCAATGGTTGACGGCTCCAAGGTTGCCGAAGCTGACATCGGAGCGATGCTCGCTTCGGCAGAAAGCGAGTCCGAATGA
- a CDS encoding ComEC/Rec2 family competence protein has protein sequence MTDPQTGKGRALPQRLHTAMSQAVGRERECGLGFLFLPVAMGAGAGLFYSASRDPGLLLPGLGLLVAAFIAMLTREAHLGASRAAALAAALCAGACAAGFEQQRGAILLDSDVITQITGQVEAREFGPAGRVWYLIDLLSTAGPEIRRPPARVRLVARAPHPPVPVGAVISGRARLSAPSGPVLPGGFDFAFKAFVDGIGAHGFFYSAPEASAPSLRRTGLLQPFRLHLRRIREQISTRIRTVLPGDPGGVAAALAVSDRRGISTATQDALRATGLAHILAISGLHMALAAGTLYIGLRKLLALFPPLVEAFPVRKIAAVGALMVATAYLLISGGSVATQRAWVMLAIMLGAVLADRSALTMRNVALAALVIIIITPSAVVGPGFQMSFAATAALISAYAALAARSRDSAAATPGLWGAPGRSAGSSCWPS, from the coding sequence GTGACAGACCCGCAAACCGGCAAGGGCAGGGCGCTGCCGCAGCGCTTGCACACCGCCATGTCGCAGGCTGTCGGCCGCGAGCGCGAATGCGGTCTGGGTTTTCTGTTCCTGCCGGTGGCCATGGGCGCCGGCGCCGGGCTGTTTTACAGCGCGTCCCGCGATCCGGGCCTGCTCCTGCCGGGATTGGGATTGCTGGTTGCAGCGTTCATAGCAATGCTCACCCGCGAGGCTCATCTTGGCGCTTCGCGCGCCGCGGCACTGGCCGCAGCCCTGTGCGCCGGTGCCTGTGCCGCAGGCTTCGAGCAGCAGCGCGGCGCCATCCTGCTTGATTCGGACGTGATCACGCAGATCACCGGACAGGTCGAAGCCCGTGAATTCGGCCCGGCCGGCAGGGTCTGGTATCTCATCGATCTCTTGTCGACGGCCGGGCCGGAGATCCGCCGGCCGCCCGCGCGGGTCCGGCTCGTCGCGCGTGCGCCGCACCCGCCGGTGCCGGTGGGGGCGGTGATCTCCGGCCGGGCGCGGCTGTCCGCGCCCTCCGGTCCGGTGCTGCCTGGCGGTTTCGATTTTGCCTTCAAGGCCTTTGTCGACGGCATCGGCGCCCATGGCTTCTTCTACAGCGCGCCCGAGGCTTCCGCGCCGTCGCTGCGCCGGACCGGGCTGCTTCAGCCCTTCAGGCTGCACCTCAGGCGCATCCGCGAACAGATATCGACGCGGATCCGCACCGTGCTGCCGGGGGATCCGGGCGGGGTCGCCGCCGCACTCGCGGTCTCGGACCGGCGGGGCATCTCCACGGCCACGCAGGACGCTCTCCGGGCCACGGGTCTCGCCCATATTCTGGCGATCTCCGGGCTGCACATGGCGCTTGCCGCCGGCACGCTCTATATCGGCCTGCGGAAGTTGCTGGCGCTGTTTCCGCCGCTGGTCGAAGCCTTCCCGGTCAGAAAGATTGCCGCCGTCGGCGCGCTGATGGTCGCCACAGCCTATCTGCTGATTTCCGGCGGCAGCGTGGCCACCCAGCGCGCCTGGGTGATGCTCGCCATCATGCTGGGGGCCGTGCTTGCCGATCGCAGCGCGCTGACCATGCGCAATGTCGCGCTCGCCGCCCTCGTTATCATCATCATCACCCCGTCGGCCGTGGTCGGTCCGGGCTTCCAGATGTCCTTTGCCGCCACCGCCGCGCTGATTTCGGCCTATGCCGCTCTGGCCGCACGCAGCCGCGACTCAGCGGCCGCCACGCCCGGCCTGTGGGGGGCGCCTGGCCGGTCCGCTGGCTCGTCGTGTTGGCCAAGCTGA
- the lpxA gene encoding acyl-ACP--UDP-N-acetylglucosamine O-acyltransferase, with protein MTVTAHAAQQPARIHPAAIVEEGAVIGANVEIGPFCHVGPKVRLADNVRLMSHVVVDGNTSIGEGTVVFPNAVLGCAPQNINYKGEDTQLIIGRCCTIREGVTMHPGMASFGGKTTVGNNSMFLAYSHVAHDCHVGDNVILSNNVMLAGHVSIGDRVIMGGGAAVHQFTRIGHHAFIGGLAAVSNDVIPYGMLNGNPGVLMGLNIIGMQRSGFDRPAIHAVRRAFKTIFNPSTPIRENIARVRDQTDNNAAILDIIAFIDAESERALSSPARGQRG; from the coding sequence ATGACAGTCACCGCGCATGCCGCCCAGCAGCCGGCCCGCATCCATCCTGCCGCCATCGTCGAGGAAGGCGCCGTCATCGGCGCCAATGTCGAGATCGGTCCGTTCTGCCATGTCGGCCCCAAGGTCAGGCTCGCCGACAATGTGCGGCTGATGAGCCATGTTGTCGTTGATGGCAATACCAGCATTGGCGAAGGAACCGTCGTGTTCCCCAATGCCGTGCTCGGTTGTGCCCCGCAGAACATCAACTACAAGGGCGAAGACACCCAGCTGATCATCGGCCGGTGCTGCACGATCCGCGAAGGCGTGACCATGCATCCGGGCATGGCCAGCTTTGGCGGCAAGACCACGGTCGGCAACAATTCGATGTTTCTGGCCTATTCCCATGTCGCCCATGACTGCCATGTTGGCGACAATGTCATCCTGTCGAACAATGTCATGCTTGCCGGTCACGTCAGCATCGGCGACCGGGTGATCATGGGTGGCGGTGCGGCGGTGCACCAGTTCACCCGCATCGGCCATCATGCCTTCATCGGCGGGCTTGCGGCTGTCAGCAATGACGTCATTCCCTATGGCATGCTCAACGGCAATCCCGGCGTGCTGATGGGGCTCAACATCATCGGCATGCAGCGCTCCGGCTTCGACCGGCCGGCCATTCACGCCGTCCGCCGCGCGTTCAAGACGATATTCAATCCCTCGACGCCGATCCGCGAGAACATTGCCCGGGTGCGCGATCAGACCGACAACAACGCAGCCATTCTCGACATCATCGCCTTCATCGATGCCGAAAGCGAGCGTGCGCTGTCCTCCCCGGCGCGGGGCCAGCGAGGCTGA
- the gltA gene encoding citrate synthase, with the protein MADRQAKIIMDGNEVDLPIKTGTIGPDVVDIASLYKTTGAFTYDPGFTSTASCESKITYIDGDEGVLLHRGYPIDQLAEHGDFLEVCYLLLYGELPTATQKVDFDYRVTRHTMVHEQMSRFFTGFRRDAHPMAVMCGCVGALSAFYHDSTDITDPHQRMVASMRMIAKMPTIAAMAYKYHIGQPFVYPTNNLDYASNFLRMCFAVPCEDYEVNPVLARAMDRIFILHADHEQNASTSTVRLAGSSGANPFACIAAGIACLWGPAHGGANEAALNMLAEIGSVDKIPEFVERAKDKNDPFRLMGFGHRVYKNYDPRAKIMQKTCHEVLGELGIKDDPLLEVAMELERIALTDPYFIEKKLYPNIDFYSGITLKALGFPTTMFTVLFALARTVGWIAQWSEMIEDPGQRIGRPRQLYIGEASRDYVPVSKR; encoded by the coding sequence ATGGCAGACAGACAAGCAAAAATCATTATGGACGGCAACGAGGTTGACCTACCGATCAAGACCGGAACAATCGGTCCCGACGTTGTCGACATCGCCTCACTTTACAAGACGACCGGGGCGTTCACCTATGATCCTGGCTTCACCTCCACCGCATCCTGCGAATCCAAGATCACCTATATCGACGGCGATGAAGGCGTTCTGCTGCACCGCGGCTATCCGATCGACCAGCTGGCCGAACATGGCGACTTTCTCGAGGTCTGCTACCTGCTGCTTTATGGCGAACTGCCGACAGCAACACAGAAGGTGGATTTCGACTACCGGGTAACCCGCCACACGATGGTGCATGAGCAGATGAGCCGGTTCTTCACCGGATTCCGTCGCGACGCCCACCCGATGGCGGTGATGTGCGGCTGCGTCGGCGCGCTGTCGGCGTTCTACCACGATTCAACCGACATCACCGATCCGCATCAGCGGATGGTGGCATCGATGCGGATGATCGCCAAGATGCCGACGATTGCGGCGATGGCCTATAAATACCACATCGGCCAGCCCTTCGTGTACCCGACCAACAATCTCGATTATGCCTCGAACTTCCTGCGCATGTGCTTTGCCGTGCCGTGCGAAGATTACGAGGTCAATCCGGTGTTGGCGCGGGCCATGGACCGCATCTTCATTCTGCATGCCGATCACGAGCAGAACGCCTCGACCTCGACCGTGCGTCTTGCCGGTTCCTCGGGCGCCAATCCGTTCGCCTGCATCGCAGCCGGCATTGCCTGCCTGTGGGGCCCTGCCCATGGCGGCGCCAATGAAGCCGCGCTCAACATGCTGGCGGAAATCGGATCGGTCGACAAGATTCCGGAATTTGTCGAACGCGCCAAGGACAAGAACGATCCGTTCCGTCTGATGGGCTTCGGCCACCGGGTCTACAAGAACTACGATCCGCGCGCCAAGATCATGCAGAAGACCTGTCATGAAGTGCTGGGCGAGCTCGGCATCAAGGACGATCCGCTGCTGGAAGTGGCCATGGAGCTCGAGCGCATCGCGCTGACCGATCCCTACTTCATCGAAAAGAAGCTCTATCCGAATATCGACTTCTATTCGGGCATCACGCTGAAGGCGCTGGGCTTCCCGACCACCATGTTCACCGTGCTGTTCGCTCTTGCCCGCACCGTCGGCTGGATCGCCCAGTGGAGCGAAATGATCGAGGATCCGGGCCAGCGCATCGGCCGTCCGCGCCAGCTCTATATCGGCGAGGCCTCGCGCGATTACGTGCCGGTGTCCAAACGCTGA
- the bamA gene encoding outer membrane protein assembly factor BamA, with protein sequence MKAGSNLLNAVSAVALTAGIVVTGAGVATLAGVTIAEAAVVSRVDVRGNSRVDASTVRGNLTISPGSSFDNNDIDESVKRLFATGLFSDVQISVSGSTLIVTVSENQIINQVVFNGNKKIKDTALSQVVQSRQLGAYNDLLLQADIQAIKDAYSAIGRSDAVVTTRLVPVDGGRVNIAFEINEGDRTKISAINFVGNQAFGDGRLADVITTKRSGMLSFLTRKDVYDEDKLRADEELLRRFYYNRGYADFRVISSFAELDEANNEYVVSITVEEGERYVFGDVSIESTVPGIDSDALKGLLETRTGAVYSAKDVEDTIMAISDRVATQGYPFAQITPRGDRDFNNRTISVVYLVDEGTRAYVERIEIRGNTRTRDYVIRREFDLSEGDAFNQVLVRRAKKRLEDLKFFSSVDISTQPGSQPDRVVLIVDVKDQATGEFGVGGGYSNSDGFTATVDITERNFLGRGQYIRASVGGGTDTREYSMSFTEPYFLGYRLAAGFDVFKKTDSSYTGFDDDTQGINLRIGAPITENLYFQTAFKFTQTEYSDLATIASNPESNAISRTIANGGHDVASLSYTLAYSTLDDRTLPREGISARVTQEFAGLGFDADYIKTTAKASYFHMLSESADMVGQFTAGAGNVVSTSGNLRVFDHLFLGQETIRGFDTRGIGPRVFDGSSYVGAAGGTTYFNGSVEVSAPMPMLSRDLGLRFNVFADAATLYGNDIAASDFVSGSSVQTLVGNDMEWRASVGAGITWASPFGPLRVYYAEPVVKQDYDDVKKFGFGASTRF encoded by the coding sequence ATGAAGGCCGGTTCAAACCTTTTGAACGCAGTGTCGGCGGTAGCGCTGACCGCGGGGATCGTCGTGACAGGAGCGGGCGTTGCGACGCTTGCCGGAGTTACAATCGCAGAGGCGGCTGTCGTCAGCCGGGTTGATGTGCGGGGCAATTCCCGTGTTGATGCGTCCACCGTTCGCGGCAATCTGACCATCTCTCCAGGTTCCAGTTTCGACAACAATGACATCGACGAGTCGGTGAAGCGCCTGTTCGCCACCGGATTGTTTTCCGATGTGCAGATCAGCGTCTCCGGTTCGACCCTCATTGTCACCGTTTCCGAAAACCAGATCATCAATCAGGTCGTGTTCAACGGCAACAAGAAGATCAAGGACACCGCGCTTTCGCAGGTCGTCCAGAGCCGCCAGCTTGGCGCCTACAATGATCTTTTGCTGCAGGCCGACATTCAGGCGATCAAGGATGCCTATTCGGCAATCGGCCGCAGCGATGCCGTGGTGACCACCCGTCTGGTCCCGGTCGATGGCGGACGCGTCAACATCGCGTTTGAAATCAACGAAGGTGACCGCACCAAGATTTCGGCGATCAATTTTGTCGGCAACCAGGCCTTTGGCGATGGTCGTCTGGCCGATGTCATCACCACCAAGCGTTCGGGCATGCTGTCGTTCCTCACCCGCAAGGACGTCTATGACGAGGACAAGCTGCGCGCCGACGAAGAGCTGCTGCGCCGCTTCTACTACAACCGCGGCTATGCCGATTTCCGCGTGATCTCGTCCTTTGCCGAGCTGGATGAAGCCAACAACGAATATGTCGTCTCCATCACCGTGGAAGAGGGCGAGCGCTACGTGTTCGGCGATGTCAGCATCGAAAGCACCGTGCCTGGCATCGATTCCGACGCGCTCAAGGGCCTGCTCGAAACCCGCACCGGTGCGGTTTACAGCGCCAAGGATGTCGAAGACACGATCATGGCGATCTCCGACCGTGTCGCCACCCAGGGCTATCCCTTCGCCCAGATCACTCCGCGCGGCGACCGCGATTTCAACAATCGCACGATCTCCGTGGTCTATCTGGTTGATGAAGGCACACGCGCCTATGTCGAGCGGATCGAAATCCGCGGCAATACCCGCACCCGCGACTATGTCATCCGCCGCGAGTTCGACCTGTCCGAAGGCGATGCCTTCAACCAGGTTCTGGTTCGCCGCGCCAAGAAGCGTCTCGAAGATCTCAAGTTCTTCTCCTCGGTCGATATCTCCACCCAGCCGGGCTCGCAGCCTGACCGCGTGGTTCTGATTGTCGACGTCAAGGATCAGGCCACCGGCGAATTCGGTGTTGGCGGCGGTTATTCCAACTCCGACGGCTTCACTGCGACGGTCGACATCACCGAGCGCAACTTCCTCGGTCGTGGCCAGTATATCCGCGCCTCCGTCGGTGGCGGCACCGACACGCGCGAATACAGCATGTCCTTTACCGAGCCCTATTTCCTCGGCTATCGTCTGGCTGCCGGTTTCGACGTCTTCAAGAAGACCGATTCCAGCTACACCGGCTTTGACGATGATACCCAGGGCATCAATCTGCGCATCGGCGCGCCGATCACGGAAAACCTGTATTTCCAGACCGCGTTCAAGTTCACGCAGACCGAGTACAGCGATCTTGCCACCATTGCGTCCAACCCGGAATCGAACGCGATTTCGCGCACGATTGCCAATGGCGGTCATGACGTTGCCTCGCTGTCCTACACGCTGGCCTACAGCACGCTGGATGACCGGACCCTGCCACGCGAAGGCATTTCCGCACGTGTGACGCAGGAATTTGCCGGTCTCGGCTTTGACGCCGACTACATCAAGACCACCGCCAAGGCGAGCTACTTCCACATGCTGTCCGAATCGGCAGACATGGTCGGCCAGTTCACCGCCGGCGCCGGCAATGTGGTCTCGACCAGCGGCAATCTGCGCGTCTTCGATCACCTGTTCCTCGGACAGGAAACCATCCGTGGTTTCGACACCCGTGGCATCGGCCCGCGCGTGTTTGACGGCTCCAGCTATGTCGGCGCGGCCGGCGGCACCACCTATTTCAACGGCAGCGTTGAAGTATCGGCCCCGATGCCGATGCTCTCCCGCGACCTCGGCCTGCGTTTCAACGTCTTTGCCGATGCGGCGACGCTGTATGGCAACGACATCGCCGCGAGCGATTTCGTCTCCGGCAGCTCGGTCCAGACCCTCGTCGGAAACGACATGGAATGGCGCGCTTCGGTCGGTGCGGGCATCACCTGGGCTTCGCCTTTCGGTCCTCTGCGGGTCTATTACGCCGAGCCGGTCGTCAAGCAGGACTATGACGACGTCAAGAAATTCGGCTTTGGCGCCTCGACGCGCTTCTGA